The Triplophysa dalaica isolate WHDGS20190420 chromosome 14, ASM1584641v1, whole genome shotgun sequence DNA window agaaaggaaaataaacattcaatcaTAAAAGTGTTATTTGTTGTCATtcttaaataatacaaaaccaaacaactgaaaaatgttttgctttttaaagtTCAATTAGGAAAAACAATAAACCTAAATAAAGACTGCTCATTACAGGGGCCCTAATTTGCACAATAATAGgtctttattatgttttgatGTGATAAACAATTGGTGTTCATGTTTCTATTTTCAGCCTGTTTCCTTAGCTGttaagatatttgtatatttttctgtttggtGCGAGAAAAGGGAGTCAGGGAAAGAGGCGGTTATGGAGGTGGAAGAGGCTGAGCTGAGACCATAGGTGCCATTGCCAGGGGAACAAAATGGTACCGAGGAGCGGATCTTCGACCACCACCATGATAACTTCCTGGAATTGTCCCGCGATGAGACATTTAAACACGCTACAGAAAAGGTCCGTTTTATCGACGGCCATCCGCACCAGCCTCGCAATTGTTGGTCCCAAAAACAACGTTTTCCAAACGACCTACTGTAATCCTATGGCGGGCCATTTGGGACAGAATTTGATGATAAATCGTCTCACTACCTCTTTTTCTGTTGCTGAGCATCCACGAGAATGTGCGCCAGTAGTGTACAGCTTGTCGTGATAGTCAGCTACTAAATCCGCCTGCCTCCCCTAAACCTCATTGTGCCCCCTCCCTCTAATTCAGACTAATTCTCGAATAGATAAAGTGCTCTTCTTATTTCCCAAGTCCATCTCTAAATTATTTGCCAAGTGGCAATTACCATTTGAGGTCACATGACGAGTGGGGGATCTCAGTTATGAGGTAGATCGTATGGACAGGAGCGGTACAAGGCAAATATATCACCTCAATCTCCTTAAAAAGTAGAGTGAGACAAAGCCGGTTATGTTGGCGACAATAataaatgcaaaagaagatcttGGGCCAGATGTGAACACCAAAGGGCAATCCCTCAACCTAGCCCCGGCAGAAGATTACCTCTCGGCCACGCAACTTGCTGATATAGCTCAAtttctttgaaaatgtattttgaagacATATTCTCGCCCCTGCGTGGTCGAACGAATCTTATCCAACATCATTCTAAGACCAAACCGGGCGTGGTGGTGCGTAGCCAGCCatataacacaaaaaaggtGGTTCAGGCAATTAGAAGTGATGCGATTTGGCAAGCCCGATAGTGTCAGTTACCAAGAAGGACGGCTCAGTTCAATTCTGTGTGGATTATCGAAAAGTGAATCTGGTGTCCAAGTTCGACGCATATCCAATGCCGATCTGTCATGATTATTCCCCATTATGTCATGTTtcgggggcacggtggcttagtggttagcacgttcgcctcacacctccagggttgggggttcgattcccgcttcctacctgtgtgtgtggagtttgcatgttctccccgtgcctcgggggtttcctccgggtactccggtttcctcccctggtccaaagacatgcatggtaggttgattgacatctctggaaaaaattgtccgtagtgcgtgagtgaatgagtgagtgtgtgtgccctgcgatgggttggcactccatccagggtgtatcctgccttgatgcccgatgactcctgagataggcgcaggctccccgtgacccgaggtagttcggataagcggtagaaaatggaatggaatggaatggaatgtcatgtttctcttgatcttgtagaaggatcatgacagagccttgtgttttgttgtggacAGAGGCATATTATTATGGTCTCTCCGGTCTTGTCTTTTTCCTCGCCGTCTTGTTTCCTCGTTAttgcttgttaatgatttcatgcccTACACCTGTTCCTCTCTTGATTTGATCCCTCTAtaatgcccctgtgttttctgtcctctGCTGGTTAATTTAGTTTCATGTGGTTGAGTTCTTGTCTCTGTTAGTCTagtttaataatttgttttctataataaatgttatatttagtcttgttAGGTGTAGTTGGTACTTGTTCCTGCTCTCGTGTCCTGTTATaccctttttcttgttttaccccctcgtgggtttttgttttgtctttggtttattatttattaaagtcttgttaacaagacatttatttaacatatcaCAAATCAAAAACCCTCGAGGGGGTAAAATACAAAGAACAAGTGTAGAAACAAGACCGATGAACATAGACTAACTACACTAGACAAGACTTAAagataacattaacattaactacAAACTAGAAAAAGGACTCACCACACAATTgaaaatgaaccagcacaagataGAAGACATAGGGGCATTATAAAGGGTACCAAATCAAAAGGAGAACAGGGGCAGGGCATTAAATCACtaacaatcaataatgaggaaacgagagggcgggAAAAAGATGAGACAAGAGAGTATCGAAGGCTATACGGGCCAAAATTtactctctccacataaaacatgaggatctgccatgattctgcctcttcatgtttttcttagtctagtggcagaatcatgacagaaccacCCCCTTATGGAGTGACATGGCTGCACAGGACTGGaatggccggctgcaccggactggaatgCCGGTTGGGATGCCGGCAGAAGTTCTGGTAGGAATCTGTGGCCGGAACAGGACACCAGCGGCCTCGACCCTGGAGAGGAACCCAACAACCTCGACCCTGGAAGGGAACCCGACAACTTCGACCCTGGAAGGGAGCCCGGCTGCTTCGACCCTGTAAGGGAACCCCCTACCGCTACGATCCCTCTGTCTGCTGGGTACTATAATGGCTGGCTCATTCTGTAAGGGGTTGTGGTGAGACACGGACAAAGGACCAAGGCGCAGACAGCGGGTAAACCCCTTACCCTGGGTCCTCTGTCTTTGTCTCACCGTCGATCCTGACAGTTTATGTgacatacagattttttttttaattgattggGCAAACAAAAGTATAAACGAgggtcattttcattttgatgtaAAACGGGCTAGTGTTATCAGAAGAGCCCATCTACATTTATTCATtgggcagacacttttatccaacgtgaccatataaacattttgtcagcatgctaaacagtaccgttagtttacaaggccattagactaggaggattaaagctgtggagaatattaacaaaaaaatgtagacgCAAGAtatagacagttattggttagtcaaataaatgcggaacaggtatgtttttggctgttttttttagttttgaagGATTCTGCAGTTCAGGTGGAGGCTTCCAGatcattccaccacaggggaaccGAATGAGTGAAGGTTTTTGCAAGTGACTagctgtgatggaacaaccaggcaTCACTCTTTTTTAGACTGAAGATGAGTTAAGTTTAAGGGGCAAATTTGACGTTATCGTTCTGAAGGCCAGTGTCAGCTATTTAAAATTTATCGGGGCACCAACtggcagccagtgaagtgaaattCTTAGAGCCCACTGCACTAGAAATGTAGCATACCCTATGGCTTCATCTAGTGTGTCCATAAGTAAAGTTTGTTGAAGGGCCGTTACCATGTAAACTGGACTTGCATGTCTGGTTTAATATACCTGCCACCTACAGTATAATATTTGCTGACTACATGTCCTGTAGGGTCACggaaaacattcacattttttcaaagatactatgtattttattgtatttttctctgtatttattttatacattaattATACATTCTTTTACATTCTGctttgaaacatttgaaatagtTGTATGATATATGCAACCGGAAAACTTTATTAGGTAACATATGATTTTAAGATAATATAAAATGTCGCTGCTGCTACTTACAAAAGCTTGTAGTCACAGAGAcatcaataaattaattaatgcatGCCCCCCCCTTATGTATTTTGTGCTGTCATGGTTTCTTGCTTAAACAGTTATTAAATACTTGTCGTTGGTATAAAAGTTTGATGGTTTGAGTGTCAtcattttatatgtaaatttgttgtgcgtgcgtgcgtgtgtgtttgcgtgtgtacATGGCAAAATAGTAATCTCAGTTTTTGACATTAGGGGGTGcccatgataaaaaaaactgctcaaaatgATActacataatgtttatttgaaaaagaaaaaatcccAAAAGGTGTCTATCATGGGTGTGTATAGAAGCTTGGTTAGCATTAGGGGATAGAATATTCAGTTTGTATAGCATAAATTATCTAAAGTGTGGAAATGTCTAGgtccagtgtgtgtgtttgtgtgtgtgttatttttttataatatatgaagacgtattttctttctttctttagataAAACCACTCAGTATGActtagtttgtgtttttcccatcaaatgttgttttgtattttgttcagtCTTAAACAGAATGATGTAACATTTAGGTgcaaatatacagaataataaaCCAAAGCTTGATGCTAAAATTGCAAATATCTCCACAGCTACAGTAAATTTTCCAGGAGAACTGACATAAGCTGGAATAAATGTGATCCACACAGCACAGAATATGAGCATACTGAATGTGATGAATTTAGCTTCATTGAAGTTATCAGGCAGTGTCCGAGCCAGAAAAGCCAGAATGAAGCACAAGAGAGCCAGTAGACCAATATAACCCAGTACAGCCCAGAAACCTACAGTAGAACCCAGACTGCATTCAAGAATTATCTTCTCTTTataatgtttcatatttttgtaaGGAAAAGGAGGGGATATTGTTAACCAAAGCAAACATATAAGAACCTGTATAAGTGTAAAGGCAAGAACACTGAGTCTCTGTTGTACaggcccaaaccatttcataaCATTACTTCCTGGAAGAGTGGCCTTGAAGGCCATTAACACAACTATTGTTTTCCCCAGAACacaagagatagagagacaaaaGTGATCCCAAACGCTGTGTGACGTAACATACAGGACCACTCAGTTGGCTGACCAATGAAAGTaagtgaacagagaaaacagagaATCAATGAGAAGAGCAGCAGGAAGCTCAGCTCTGAGTTGTTGGCTTTTACTATGGGGGTGTCCTTCTTATTGTAAAACAGGATGGCCACCAATGCAGTTATTCCTACTCCAAACAGTGAAAAAAAGACCAGCACTATACTCATCATATCTGTGAATGACAGAAACTCTACAGCctttaacacacatttatttttctcagcaTTAGACCAAAATTCTTCCGGACACTGCATGCAGTTATTTGAATCTGgaagaaaaaaattgtgatcACTATAGTTGGACACAAACTAACCAATTCTATATTCTGGACTTCTTTGATAAAAAACTGTACCCTGAACAAAAGAAAGAGAACACAAAAAGAGCAGCTAACCAGTTTGCTTTGAATCTTTGATTTGGGCTGAAGTTTACCTGTCTCATTACTGATTTCTCCATCTGCACATGGAATACAGTCATAACAGCAGACAGGTCGTCCTTTCTGTACAGCCTTCCTAGTGCCTGGAGAACAGCTCTCAGTGCAAACAGACCTTGGCTTCTACATGAAAAACATACATAATACATGTACTTTTAGATGTTTATCTCAATGCAGTGagggaaaaaaaggaaaattaataCCCTTTTAGATTTCAAGTTCCATATTATTGAAGGGGTTGACTATTAGATTCTATCAGTCAGAAGGTTTCCTTTACATCCAATATGCAAGTgcatttttcctttattttgtttatttatatttttttattattacttttactTCATGGTTCAGCAAATTAAACAAACCCTGCCTGTGAATCAGGTTATCGTAATTTACCTCCAGCTGTCCTCCAGCCCATTTGATGTTTTCAGTGTTAATCATAAAGCGCTGTTCAGGGGGAAGTGAGCCATCATAGTAACCCACTGATTTAAACTCGAATGATCCATTAGAGTGCTGTTGCCAGTTCACCACTTCATAGTTTGCTATTGCAGCACCAGTGTTGTCAAACCACACACGATCCCCAAATTTAACTGtgaaatttactttttttaaagcttcaACTACCTAGTATGAAGAATGACAGATTCAGAACATCATCATTACAGCAATTTAAAACATGATCAAAATTAATGCCATCTTTCCCATATTCTCTGTGTACCTGCTGTGGATGTATTTTCAGGGCTTTGGCACAACCTTGTTCTTTGCACTTGAGCAGACTTTGTAGTGCATAAGCCACTGCATACACTGCTTTATAGACATTACTTGAAAATCTCTGTTCAGACACATCTTCAGTGTAATTTTTAAGCACAAGTAAATCTTGATTTCTACTGCAATATACATCTTGAGATAAATCTCTTTCTGAGCATGGAAAAGCAGTTTTCCAGAAAGATTTATCAATATAATCTGAAAAGCCTTCCATGTGGATTTTTCTAAGTGCAAACCCCAGTGACCCTCCCATCACATGAAAAGTACTTGGAGTGATCAAATTCTTTGAAGTTGTCCATCCTACCACTCCAATCAATTGGAGTCCCGTAACATTCTGGATACTTAGCTGCTCAACTAGTAATGACATTTC harbors:
- the LOC130435843 gene encoding LOW QUALITY PROTEIN: extracellular calcium-sensing receptor-like (The sequence of the model RefSeq protein was modified relative to this genomic sequence to represent the inferred CDS: inserted 1 base in 1 codon), with amino-acid sequence MLFFLYTFLLFSYLKAENTACRMMGDPKYPLLSQDGDITIGAILPIHTKETLPSFDLKKKPQPLSCSSVSPRDFRLAQTMIFAIHEINKNETLLPNVSVGYKIYDSCGSRMSSVSAIMALMNGHEIAEEERCNGQTPIHAVIGETESATTIILSRTTGPFKIPVISHSSACDCLSNRKDYPSFFRTISSDYHQGRALALLVKHLGWTWVGAVNSDTDYGNNGMAIFLNAAEKEGICVEYSVKFYRTDYEKVQKVVKTMKQSTAKVVVGFLAFFEMSLLVEQLSIQNVTGLQLIGVVGWTTSKNLITPSTFHVMGGSLGFALRKIHMEGFSDYIDKSFWKTAFPCSERDLSQDVYCSRNQDLLVLKNYTEDVSEQRFSSNVYKAVYAVAYALQSLLKCKEQGCAKALKIHPQQVVEALKKVNFTVKFGDRVWFDNTGAAIANYEVVNWQQHSNGSFEFKSVGYYDGSLPPEQRFMINTENIKWAGGQLEKPRSVCTESCSPGTRKAVQKGRPVCCYDCIPCADGEISNETDSNNCMQCPEEFWSNAEKNKCVLKAVEFLSFTDMMSIVLVFFSLFGVGITALVAILFYNKKDTPIVKANNSELSFLLLFSLILCFLCSLTFIGQPTEWSCMLRHTAFGITFXLSISCVLGKTIVVLMAFKATLPGSNVMKWFGPVQQRLSVLAFTLIQVLICLLWLTISPPFPYKNMKHYKEKIILECSLGSTVGFWAVLGYIGLLALLCFILAFLARTLPDNFNEAKFITFSMLIFCAVWITFIPAYVSSPGKFTVAVEIFAILASSFGLLFCIFAPKCYIILFKTEQNTKQHLMGKTQTKSY